A window of the Calditrichia bacterium genome harbors these coding sequences:
- a CDS encoding ABC transporter permease, which produces MNFRVEVLNEPFATVARDFLVSNNLIENTAPKSGRSIGQIIAEKTTEHLFLTFLATFLAVLVGVPVGIALPQFPKFAAPVLGFASIVQTIPSLAILGLMIPLFGIGTLPAIIALFLYALLPVLRNTYSGIRSVDPKLKEAGTAMGMTRFQRLWMLELPVSTGFIMAGIRTATVINIGTATLAAFIGAGGLGELIITGITLNDKARIMQGAIPAALLALLMDFLLANLEKKLTPKGLQIGNPDEKI; this is translated from the coding sequence GTGCTCAACGAGCCGTTTGCAACCGTTGCCCGCGATTTTTTGGTGAGTAATAATTTGATCGAAAATACAGCGCCAAAATCGGGGCGCAGCATCGGGCAAATAATTGCGGAAAAAACCACAGAACATCTGTTCCTGACATTTTTGGCGACATTTTTGGCGGTGCTGGTCGGCGTTCCAGTGGGCATCGCGCTGCCGCAGTTCCCGAAATTTGCCGCACCCGTTTTGGGATTTGCGAGCATCGTTCAAACCATTCCCAGTCTGGCAATTTTGGGGCTAATGATTCCGTTGTTCGGCATCGGTACTTTACCGGCGATCATCGCACTGTTTTTGTATGCGCTGCTGCCGGTGCTGCGAAATACGTACAGCGGCATTCGCTCCGTCGATCCGAAATTGAAAGAAGCCGGCACGGCGATGGGCATGACCCGTTTTCAACGGTTGTGGATGCTGGAACTCCCTGTTTCTACGGGATTTATCATGGCTGGCATTCGCACCGCAACGGTGATCAACATTGGTACGGCAACACTGGCGGCGTTCATCGGTGCGGGCGGTTTGGGAGAGTTGATCATTACCGGCATCACTTTGAACGATAAAGCTCGGATCATGCAGGGTGCCATTCCCGCCGCGCTATTGGCATTGTTGATGGATTTTTTGCTGGCGAATTTAGAGAAAAAACTGACACCAAAAGGATTGCAAATCGGTAATCCCGATGAGAAAATATGA
- a CDS encoding inositol phosphorylceramide synthase, which yields MKKQQDISEKLKAFWRYLNASEQRFNIAVLVGIAIYLTLIGKLIKTRPDHIFFALIIFAFAVLGKKWGKMLLTDWAPWIFFWMAYDMMRGVADTFRSTINIAQPYEIEKSLFGWLTPADIPAFYFQSWQQLHESDFLKTFFDVFTSNIYAIHFPMPLIIGWIIWHTLNDRRNYYQLIYTLTVLNFMALVTFMLYPAAPPWYVFEHGFVQPTGEFLEAAGALVNFDKLIGSNVLRSIWNTFNSNKFAAIPSLHSGYPSAIALFMWLRFGGKHWLWILYPAAAWFSAVYLNHHYIIDLIIGSLYAFTAYAFTKYILIPKLFDRIVNFDLGSKEMLVVQRNAINPQDS from the coding sequence ATGAAAAAACAACAAGATATATCGGAAAAACTGAAAGCTTTTTGGCGCTATCTGAATGCGTCGGAGCAGCGATTCAATATTGCGGTTTTGGTGGGAATCGCCATTTATCTCACCCTGATCGGAAAATTGATCAAAACCCGGCCGGACCACATTTTTTTTGCGCTGATTATTTTTGCTTTTGCAGTGCTCGGTAAAAAATGGGGCAAAATGTTGCTCACAGATTGGGCACCGTGGATTTTTTTCTGGATGGCATATGATATGATGCGCGGCGTCGCCGATACCTTCCGAAGTACGATAAATATTGCTCAACCCTACGAAATCGAGAAATCCCTGTTTGGCTGGCTGACTCCGGCGGATATTCCGGCGTTTTATTTTCAAAGCTGGCAACAGCTGCACGAAAGCGATTTCTTGAAAACATTTTTCGACGTGTTTACTTCCAATATTTATGCGATTCATTTTCCAATGCCGCTGATTATCGGGTGGATAATCTGGCACACACTGAACGACAGACGCAATTATTATCAACTGATTTATACGCTTACTGTGCTCAATTTTATGGCGTTGGTTACGTTTATGCTGTATCCTGCCGCGCCGCCCTGGTATGTTTTTGAGCACGGATTTGTTCAGCCAACCGGCGAGTTTTTAGAAGCTGCCGGCGCACTCGTCAATTTCGATAAACTCATTGGTAGCAACGTGTTACGGTCGATTTGGAACACGTTTAATTCCAATAAATTTGCGGCAATTCCATCGCTGCATTCGGGATATCCGAGCGCCATTGCGCTGTTTATGTGGCTGCGATTTGGCGGCAAACACTGGCTCTGGATTCTCTATCCGGCAGCGGCGTGGTTTTCTGCCGTGTATCTCAATCATCATTATATAATTGATCTGATCATCGGTTCGCTGTATGCATTTACTGCGTATGCGTTCACAAAATATATTTTGATACCCAAACTTTTTGATCGTATCGTTAATTTTGATTTGGGATCGAAAGAAATGTTGGTCGTGCAGCGAAACGCCATCAACCCACAGGATTCGTAA
- a CDS encoding D-tyrosyl-tRNA(Tyr) deacylase produces MKAVIQRVTHGSVTVDDKIIGKIGHGFVILLGITHDDATEDADYLAEKIVHLRVFEDADGKMNRSLADVGGSMLVISQFTLFANTRKGRRPSFIDAARPEVAIPLYEYFMEKSRSLSIPVECGEFGAMMAVEIHNDGPVTIIIDSRDRLSPRRD; encoded by the coding sequence ATGAAAGCGGTTATCCAACGCGTTACTCATGGCAGCGTTACCGTTGATGATAAAATTATTGGGAAAATTGGGCACGGTTTTGTAATTTTGCTCGGCATTACTCATGATGATGCAACGGAAGACGCGGATTATTTGGCAGAGAAAATTGTTCATTTGCGTGTTTTTGAAGATGCTGATGGCAAAATGAATCGCAGTTTGGCAGATGTTGGCGGCAGCATGTTGGTCATTTCCCAATTCACGTTATTTGCCAACACCCGAAAAGGGCGGCGACCCAGTTTTATCGACGCAGCCCGCCCGGAAGTTGCGATTCCGTTGTATGAATATTTTATGGAAAAATCACGATCGTTGAGTATTCCGGTGGAATGCGGTGAATTTGGTGCAATGATGGCAGTTGAAATTCACAACGATGGACCGGTTACCATCATCATCGACAGCCGCGACCGCCTGTCGCCGCGTCGAGATTAA
- a CDS encoding PASTA domain-containing protein — MDRIRDFIYQLIDRFRNFNWWQKILTLLAAVLLFALFVDWVVMPLYTRHGSEYELPDVTEKNVENAMDILDDNGFIPIVQDSVFDSFYPVGTVVRQNPTAFSTVKRGRRVYLVVSSGEKPIFMPKLVSETLVNARLKLREVGIEVGKVDYDYSERYPYREVVIAQSVSAGEQIYKNQAINLTVSLGPPPSSLVMPNLAGKSLESAKRELEVLGLSAGKLVTRLRYMPNLVPNTVISQSVATGTTVSEIESLELVISTDQIPQRENGRY, encoded by the coding sequence TTGGACCGAATTCGAGATTTCATCTATCAATTGATTGACAGATTCCGCAATTTTAACTGGTGGCAAAAAATATTGACACTGTTGGCAGCAGTGCTGCTGTTCGCGCTTTTTGTGGATTGGGTCGTGATGCCGCTTTATACCCGGCACGGATCTGAATATGAATTGCCGGATGTCACCGAAAAAAATGTTGAAAATGCAATGGATATTCTCGACGACAACGGGTTTATCCCGATCGTTCAGGATTCTGTTTTCGATAGTTTCTACCCGGTTGGCACTGTTGTTCGCCAAAATCCGACAGCGTTTTCTACCGTCAAACGTGGTCGACGGGTTTATCTGGTTGTCAGCAGCGGTGAAAAGCCTATTTTCATGCCGAAACTTGTTTCGGAAACGCTGGTCAATGCCCGGTTGAAACTGCGGGAAGTGGGAATCGAGGTCGGGAAAGTCGATTACGATTATTCGGAGCGCTATCCGTATCGCGAGGTGGTAATCGCCCAATCTGTTTCCGCCGGTGAACAAATTTATAAAAATCAGGCTATCAATTTAACAGTCAGTCTCGGGCCACCTCCGTCATCGTTAGTGATGCCCAATCTCGCCGGAAAAAGTCTGGAATCCGCCAAACGCGAGCTGGAAGTTCTGGGGCTCAGCGCCGGAAAACTGGTCACGCGATTGCGTTACATGCCCAATCTGGTGCCGAACACAGTGATTTCGCAGTCTGTTGCCACCGGCACAACTGTTTCGGAAATCGAATCATTGGAACTGGTAATCAGCACCGACCAAATTCCCCAACGCGAAAACGGTCGATACTAA
- a CDS encoding ribulose-phosphate 3-epimerase, with protein sequence MPIHILPSILAADHGKFIAESQTVDIPEIEYLHVDVMDGHFVPNITFGPNVVASLKKNTRFKLDVHLMIENPDQYIPQFAAAGAEIITVHQEACVHLHRTLALIRDHGAKAGVAINPATSPETLRWILDSVDLVLVMSVNPGFGGQSFIPSSLEKLQVLYRWREEFRYRYLLEIDGGIDTKTIAGAISAGAEMLVAGSAIFGNTDRINAIQNLRNAAKNQAVSKKI encoded by the coding sequence ATGCCGATTCACATTTTGCCATCTATTTTGGCTGCGGATCACGGAAAATTTATTGCAGAATCCCAAACGGTGGATATCCCCGAAATCGAATATCTGCACGTTGATGTAATGGACGGGCATTTTGTTCCCAACATCACTTTTGGCCCGAATGTAGTCGCTTCCCTCAAAAAAAACACTCGTTTCAAACTGGATGTGCACCTGATGATCGAAAATCCAGATCAGTACATTCCGCAATTTGCGGCTGCCGGTGCGGAAATTATCACGGTTCATCAGGAAGCTTGCGTGCACCTGCATCGCACGTTGGCGTTGATTCGCGATCACGGGGCGAAAGCCGGTGTGGCAATCAACCCGGCAACATCGCCGGAAACGCTGCGATGGATTCTCGATTCGGTTGATCTGGTTTTGGTGATGAGCGTAAATCCCGGTTTTGGCGGACAATCATTTATTCCGTCATCGCTGGAAAAATTGCAGGTGCTGTATCGCTGGCGCGAAGAATTTCGCTATCGCTATTTGCTGGAAATTGATGGCGGAATTGACACGAAAACGATCGCCGGAGCCATCTCAGCTGGTGCAGAAATGCTGGTTGCAGGGAGCGCAATTTTCGGGAATACTGACCGAATTAATGCCATCCAAAATTTACGCAACGCCGCTAAAAATCAGGCAGTTAGCAAAAAAATCTGA
- a CDS encoding glycosyltransferase — protein MHSSNRSAVTARKPHVVFVSYYFPPMGGGGVQRTLKFLKFSDPLRVKLSVVTVKPSYFYADDPTLAADLPANVQVIRSGSLDPFRLIYLFRTLLPKKTPDTTKKNRESGGKIREIVSKIFVPDSRLLWLPFALSAIRRLHRQQPVDAIIATLPPFTAGLVGIFAGKFSQIPVVLDYRDGWSKNPYLPKTGALQRWLNGKLEQFCLNNAAGVIFVNPELERDYVDRFSQFEQTPHLTIRNGYDPQDFEHLPQSETSSQQKQPMEIGVMGTIYSQGNCPETLLKAISELKQQDEKLPEKLQLTFLGKWTAEFELQVSEMGLDDIVRWEKYRPHREALLRAAQFDALALAVDSRIPGSRQLTPGRIYEYLALRRPILAMCPVEGDLAHLVKSAKAGEIIEFTDVATIKNCISDWLENHPQHNGQYLFQHVGNYSRASLTKQLWAFLADKIGLFVNKNAAG, from the coding sequence ATGCACTCATCGAACAGATCCGCCGTTACTGCCCGTAAACCGCACGTTGTTTTTGTCAGCTATTATTTTCCACCGATGGGCGGTGGCGGCGTGCAGCGAACCCTCAAATTTTTGAAATTTTCTGATCCGTTGCGGGTAAAATTATCCGTTGTGACGGTGAAACCCAGTTATTTTTATGCGGATGATCCGACGCTTGCCGCTGATTTACCGGCAAATGTACAGGTTATTAGAAGCGGCTCGCTGGACCCGTTCCGGTTGATATATTTGTTTCGCACTCTTCTCCCCAAAAAAACACCCGACACCACAAAAAAGAATCGCGAAAGCGGTGGAAAAATCCGCGAAATTGTCAGTAAAATTTTTGTGCCGGATTCCCGGTTGCTGTGGCTACCGTTTGCTTTGTCGGCAATCCGGCGACTTCACCGGCAACAGCCGGTTGATGCAATTATTGCAACGCTGCCGCCGTTCACCGCTGGTTTAGTAGGTATTTTCGCCGGAAAATTTTCGCAAATTCCGGTGGTTCTCGACTACCGGGACGGCTGGTCGAAGAACCCATATTTGCCCAAAACCGGAGCACTTCAACGATGGTTAAATGGGAAATTAGAGCAATTTTGTTTGAACAACGCAGCAGGTGTTATTTTTGTAAACCCAGAACTGGAAAGGGATTACGTCGACAGATTTTCGCAATTTGAGCAAACTCCTCACCTCACTATTCGCAACGGTTACGATCCGCAGGATTTTGAACATTTGCCCCAGAGTGAAACGTCATCTCAGCAGAAACAGCCGATGGAAATCGGCGTGATGGGCACCATTTATTCACAGGGCAATTGCCCGGAAACATTGCTGAAAGCTATCTCGGAATTGAAACAACAGGATGAAAAATTGCCTGAAAAGCTGCAATTGACGTTTTTGGGGAAATGGACAGCCGAATTTGAACTGCAGGTTTCGGAAATGGGGTTGGATGATATCGTTCGCTGGGAAAAGTATCGCCCGCATCGAGAGGCGTTGCTGCGAGCCGCCCAATTTGATGCGTTAGCACTGGCGGTTGATTCGCGGATTCCCGGGAGCCGACAATTAACACCCGGCAGAATTTACGAATACCTGGCGTTGCGCCGCCCGATTTTGGCAATGTGTCCGGTTGAGGGCGATCTTGCACATCTCGTCAAAAGTGCCAAAGCCGGTGAAATTATTGAATTTACAGACGTTGCAACGATCAAAAATTGCATCTCCGATTGGCTGGAAAACCACCCACAACACAATGGACAATATCTGTTTCAACATGTGGGAAATTACAGCAGAGCAAGCCTTACAAAGCAGTTGTGGGCATTTCTGGCTGATAAAATCGGACTGTTCGTTAACAAAAACGCTGCCGGTTAA
- a CDS encoding deoxynucleoside kinase — MSSKKPYLIGIAGNIGVGKTTVTTKMAEKLGWQPYFESVIDNPYLDDFYKDMKRWGFNLQIYFLAHRFKSQKEIMEAGQHAIQDRTIYEDVEIFARSLYEQGNINDRDYSTYRDLFYNMVPYLPKPDVIIYLRASVDTLMHRISLRGRDFEQSIPRDYITYLNHAYERWMNEAKKEFSVLEINADETDYVNGDNDLDALIEQIRRYCP, encoded by the coding sequence ATGAGCAGTAAAAAACCTTATTTAATTGGAATTGCAGGAAACATTGGCGTTGGCAAAACAACTGTCACCACCAAAATGGCAGAAAAACTTGGCTGGCAACCGTATTTTGAAAGCGTGATTGACAACCCTTATCTTGATGATTTTTATAAAGATATGAAACGTTGGGGATTCAATTTGCAAATCTATTTTCTGGCCCACCGTTTCAAAAGCCAAAAAGAAATAATGGAAGCCGGTCAGCACGCAATTCAGGATCGAACCATTTACGAGGATGTGGAAATTTTTGCACGATCGCTTTATGAGCAGGGCAATATCAACGACCGGGATTATTCAACGTATCGCGATTTATTTTACAACATGGTGCCCTATTTGCCGAAACCGGATGTGATTATTTATCTGCGTGCCTCGGTGGATACGCTGATGCACCGCATTTCATTGCGCGGTCGCGATTTCGAACAAAGCATCCCGCGCGATTACATCACCTATCTCAATCATGCTTACGAACGTTGGATGAATGAGGCGAAAAAGGAATTTTCCGTTTTGGAAATCAACGCAGACGAAACCGATTATGTGAACGGAGACAACGATCTCGATGCACTCATCGAACAGATCCGCCGTTACTGCCCGTAA
- a CDS encoding NAD(P)/FAD-dependent oxidoreductase, translating into MEHLVIIGNGISGVTTARHVRKRSDMRITIISAETDHFFSRTALMYIYMGHMKYEHTKPYEDWFWEKNRIDLIRGFVTGIDTDRRIVTLENGDAIEYDKLVISTGSKSNKFGWPGQDLPGVQGLYSIQDVELLEKNSENAKRAVIVGGGLIGIELAEMLVSRGISVTFLVREERYWSNILPKEESELVGRHIIEHGLDLRLNVSLKEILAGPDGRVRSVVIAETGEEIPCQIVGLTPGVSPNIDMVKQTKIATGRGVLVNDYLETNIPNVYACGDCAEIVVEGEGRNRVEQLWYTGKMHGLALSKTICGERTKYERGIWFNSAKFIDIEYQTYGFVNNKPRDGEINFYWESPENRTCFRMVFRETDRSIVGVNFFGIRSRHSIWENWIRENRTAEFAIENLKSANFDPEFYTKYEPEIRSAFYRQFPPRTPQSNKSGVLAALVAKLF; encoded by the coding sequence ATGGAGCATCTGGTAATTATCGGTAACGGCATTTCCGGCGTTACGACAGCGCGGCACGTTCGCAAACGCAGCGATATGCGAATCACGATTATTTCTGCGGAAACGGATCATTTTTTTTCACGCACCGCGTTAATGTATATCTACATGGGGCACATGAAATATGAACATACCAAACCCTATGAAGACTGGTTTTGGGAGAAAAATCGCATCGATTTAATCCGCGGATTTGTGACCGGCATTGATACGGATAGGCGGATCGTGACATTGGAAAATGGCGATGCCATTGAATACGACAAACTGGTGATTTCCACCGGTTCCAAAAGCAATAAATTCGGTTGGCCGGGACAGGATTTGCCGGGCGTTCAGGGATTGTATTCCATTCAAGATGTGGAATTATTGGAAAAAAACAGTGAAAACGCCAAACGCGCAGTCATTGTTGGCGGTGGTTTGATCGGCATCGAATTGGCGGAAATGCTGGTCAGCCGGGGGATTTCCGTCACCTTTTTGGTACGTGAAGAGCGTTATTGGAGCAATATTTTGCCCAAAGAAGAATCGGAGCTGGTCGGTAGGCACATCATCGAGCACGGACTGGATTTGCGATTAAATGTTAGCCTGAAAGAAATTTTGGCTGGACCGGACGGACGGGTTCGCAGCGTTGTTATTGCAGAAACCGGCGAAGAAATTCCCTGCCAAATAGTCGGATTGACACCCGGCGTCAGCCCGAATATCGACATGGTGAAACAAACAAAAATCGCCACCGGGCGCGGCGTTTTGGTAAATGATTATCTGGAAACCAATATTCCCAACGTTTACGCCTGTGGCGATTGTGCAGAAATTGTTGTTGAAGGGGAGGGGCGAAATCGCGTTGAACAATTGTGGTACACCGGCAAAATGCACGGACTGGCACTCTCCAAAACCATATGCGGTGAGCGAACAAAATATGAACGCGGTATCTGGTTTAACTCTGCTAAATTTATTGATATCGAATATCAAACTTACGGTTTTGTAAACAACAAACCCCGCGATGGCGAAATCAATTTTTATTGGGAATCGCCCGAAAACCGCACCTGTTTCAGAATGGTGTTTCGCGAAACGGATCGCAGTATTGTCGGTGTCAACTTTTTCGGGATTCGCTCGCGACACAGCATTTGGGAAAACTGGATACGCGAAAACCGGACCGCGGAATTTGCTATCGAAAATTTGAAATCGGCTAATTTTGATCCGGAATTCTACACAAAATATGAGCCGGAAATCCGATCGGCTTTCTACCGGCAATTCCCGCCGAGAACGCCGCAGTCGAACAAATCGGGTGTGCTCGCAGCATTGGTCGCGAAATTATTTTAA
- a CDS encoding 4Fe-4S binding protein, which produces MASVSMISENHSHENEMTGLQKLGLALFSIGLLVLLVSFGGVGANQPLLFFGLSIGLTTVGGVMYIYPKKRLLPGIKNNHIWFKSMTSRGAVAWMTGVLFTGFYVLLYWFPGTLEHWIRLADPLSMLLTGSAANQWFLYGLFYTLAVLVMGLRMIVFKYRHNRYQIIRTLSVMFFQLGFAFLLPNFLRLLNQPEFYFTYFWPLKYSYLFPNDVNWLMSQPGGLGVFMVFWGAIMSFIATPVLTYFYGKRWYCSWVCGCGGLAETLGDPYRQLSDKSLTAWKVERWMIHSVLVFITITTAALWINSATNGQMLGSLSNSFSSTYGFLIGAVFSGVIGVGFYPVMGSRVWCRFGCPMAAVLGIIQKKFSRFRITTNGSQCISCGNCSTYCEMGIDVRWYAQREQNIIRASCVGCGVCAAVCPRGVLKLENSKPGDRYNLVLDDQLIQ; this is translated from the coding sequence ATGGCATCTGTTTCAATGATATCTGAAAATCATTCGCATGAAAATGAAATGACCGGCTTGCAAAAACTGGGTTTGGCCCTGTTTTCCATCGGATTGCTCGTTTTACTGGTCAGTTTTGGCGGTGTCGGTGCTAACCAGCCACTGTTGTTTTTTGGGCTGAGCATCGGGTTGACAACTGTTGGCGGTGTAATGTATATCTACCCCAAAAAACGGTTGCTGCCGGGCATCAAAAACAATCACATCTGGTTCAAGAGTATGACATCTCGCGGGGCTGTAGCGTGGATGACTGGCGTGCTCTTTACGGGATTTTATGTGCTACTATACTGGTTTCCGGGAACGCTGGAACATTGGATAAGGCTGGCAGATCCATTGAGCATGTTGCTCACCGGAAGTGCGGCAAATCAATGGTTTTTATACGGATTATTTTACACGCTGGCAGTTTTGGTGATGGGCTTGCGGATGATCGTGTTCAAATACCGGCACAATCGTTACCAGATAATCCGCACCCTTTCAGTGATGTTTTTCCAACTGGGATTTGCCTTTTTGTTACCGAATTTTTTGCGGTTGTTGAACCAGCCTGAATTTTATTTTACCTATTTCTGGCCGTTAAAATACAGCTATCTGTTCCCGAATGATGTAAATTGGCTGATGTCTCAGCCCGGCGGATTGGGCGTTTTTATGGTGTTTTGGGGCGCAATCATGTCTTTTATCGCAACGCCGGTGCTCACTTATTTTTACGGCAAACGATGGTATTGTTCGTGGGTTTGCGGCTGCGGCGGATTGGCGGAAACCCTTGGCGATCCGTACCGGCAACTTTCGGACAAATCGCTCACCGCCTGGAAAGTTGAACGCTGGATGATTCACAGCGTGCTGGTTTTTATTACCATCACTACCGCAGCTCTGTGGATCAACTCCGCAACAAACGGGCAAATGCTCGGATCGCTATCCAACAGTTTTTCCAGCACTTATGGATTTTTGATTGGTGCGGTTTTCTCCGGTGTAATCGGTGTCGGGTTTTATCCGGTGATGGGCAGTCGGGTGTGGTGTCGTTTCGGTTGCCCGATGGCTGCTGTTTTGGGCATCATTCAGAAAAAATTCTCGCGTTTCAGGATCACAACCAACGGATCGCAATGTATTTCCTGCGGAAACTGCTCCACCTATTGCGAAATGGGTATCGACGTTCGGTGGTATGCGCAGCGGGAGCAAAATATTATCAGGGCATCTTGCGTGGGTTGTGGTGTTTGCGCAGCCGTTTGTCCACGCGGCGTGCTGAAACTGGAAAACAGCAAACCTGGTGATCGATATAATTTGGTGTTGGATGATCAGTTGATTCAGTAG
- a CDS encoding ROK family protein, with the protein MRYIGLDIGGTKILAAAAKADGTIIRTIRHETPQDLLTGLNLLKSFVTELAENQPITAIGAATGGQLDWRTGVVSPLHQPQWRNVPLKQIMENEFNCPFWLDVDTNVAALGEYAQLPQPPERLVYLTISTGCGGSMVVNGKLNRGWNGAHPEIGHMSVAYRCRFPEKISCACGTPDCLEALISGRGIERIYGKPAATLDDAEWAEVAFNLGQGLRNITTLYAPELIILGGGVAVGGGEKLLRPAISQMRERLKLVPEPEVRLSENGQFSALNGAIHIARFGLA; encoded by the coding sequence ATGCGATATATCGGTCTGGACATTGGCGGCACCAAAATATTGGCTGCCGCAGCAAAAGCAGATGGGACCATCATTCGCACCATTCGCCACGAGACGCCGCAGGATTTACTAACCGGATTAAATCTCCTCAAATCATTCGTTACTGAACTCGCTGAAAATCAACCGATTACGGCAATTGGTGCAGCCACCGGCGGTCAACTGGACTGGCGAACCGGAGTGGTTTCGCCGCTGCATCAACCGCAATGGCGCAATGTGCCGCTCAAACAAATAATGGAAAATGAGTTCAATTGCCCATTTTGGCTCGATGTGGATACCAACGTCGCCGCACTCGGTGAATATGCGCAGTTGCCACAACCGCCGGAGCGATTGGTTTATTTGACGATCAGCACCGGTTGCGGCGGTTCGATGGTTGTCAATGGGAAATTGAATCGTGGGTGGAATGGCGCACATCCGGAAATCGGGCACATGTCAGTCGCATATCGCTGCCGTTTTCCGGAAAAAATCTCCTGTGCATGCGGCACGCCGGATTGTTTGGAAGCACTGATTTCCGGGCGCGGAATTGAGCGAATTTATGGCAAACCCGCCGCAACATTAGACGATGCGGAATGGGCAGAAGTCGCATTTAATTTGGGGCAGGGATTGCGAAATATCACTACGCTTTACGCGCCCGAATTAATCATCCTCGGTGGCGGCGTTGCCGTTGGCGGCGGCGAAAAACTGCTGCGTCCGGCGATTTCGCAAATGCGCGAACGGCTAAAACTGGTACCGGAACCGGAGGTTCGGCTAAGCGAAAACGGGCAGTTTTCTGCGCTGAACGGCGCAATTCACATCGCACGTTTCGGGCTGGCTTAA
- a CDS encoding DUF4388 domain-containing protein: MFDALIYLTDPAYEPDIQQIFENEKCKVIIIDDLDNLVSACEQEFIDIAMVWPSQYERVADVQTLLNNSNFAYIPVVAVTTSPEETRKIQKLPVADVLQTPLLSDIFFQRLRNVLEDVSIFTSETDGLNWEGSIEEYNLLDLIPMIEKNSRDAELQLHYKTFNGTVSFFEGNVIDAEFHHLKGMPALEKLALLASGHFRTTISRRTDLSDHIGLNNQSITLQLLEQQFSVEELSAELPGYTENIRTNPFVTFENASPIHKKIIDLCQEPKSVLDVLLLLEENVVETLKAVKELFQLSKLDYQFTVERAIRDEEERSGLDRFFSIFKKKDQPEIIDYSRYQKTEPEEKTPELNIPLPVLSAATQQKLQDKLKGLSQ; encoded by the coding sequence ATGTTTGATGCGCTAATTTATCTGACCGATCCGGCGTACGAACCGGATATCCAGCAAATTTTTGAAAATGAAAAATGCAAAGTGATAATAATTGATGATCTGGATAATCTTGTTTCTGCATGCGAACAGGAATTCATCGATATTGCGATGGTTTGGCCGTCGCAATATGAGCGAGTTGCAGATGTGCAAACGTTGCTGAACAACAGCAATTTCGCCTATATTCCGGTTGTTGCGGTCACAACTTCGCCTGAAGAGACCCGGAAAATTCAAAAATTACCCGTCGCAGATGTGTTGCAAACGCCGTTGCTTTCGGACATTTTTTTTCAACGATTGCGGAATGTATTGGAAGATGTGAGCATTTTTACATCTGAAACGGATGGTTTAAACTGGGAAGGCAGCATCGAAGAATATAACCTGTTAGACCTCATCCCGATGATCGAAAAAAACAGTCGCGACGCAGAACTGCAACTGCATTACAAAACGTTCAACGGTACGGTCAGTTTTTTTGAAGGCAATGTCATTGATGCCGAATTTCACCATTTGAAAGGAATGCCGGCGCTGGAAAAATTGGCATTGTTAGCCAGCGGTCATTTTCGGACAACTATTTCCAGACGCACGGATTTGAGCGATCACATCGGACTAAACAATCAGTCGATTACGCTCCAGTTGCTTGAACAGCAGTTCTCGGTTGAAGAATTGAGCGCGGAACTGCCCGGATACACAGAAAATATCAGGACAAATCCATTTGTCACTTTCGAAAACGCATCCCCTATCCATAAAAAAATCATTGATTTATGTCAGGAGCCAAAATCTGTTTTGGATGTCCTGCTACTGCTCGAAGAGAACGTTGTCGAAACGTTGAAAGCTGTCAAAGAATTGTTTCAATTATCAAAACTGGATTACCAGTTTACTGTTGAAAGAGCCATCCGCGATGAGGAAGAACGAAGCGGACTCGACCGTTTTTTTTCCATTTTCAAGAAAAAAGATCAGCCGGAAATTATCGATTACAGCCGTTACCAAAAAACAGAACCGGAGGAAAAAACCCCGGAGTTGAATATTCCGCTGCCAGTTTTGAGCGCCGCTACACAGCAGAAATTGCAGGATAAATTGAAAGGGTTGAGCCAATGA